A single genomic interval of Camelus ferus isolate YT-003-E chromosome 24, BCGSAC_Cfer_1.0, whole genome shotgun sequence harbors:
- the RNMT gene encoding mRNA cap guanine-N7 methyltransferase isoform X1 yields MENSANAEECEKVSLEEAKTTIDSETESSFSIKEDTTSPGTELSEKAPTCGQVDTPRKRKIEFEDDLVKESYSRGEDTSSKKRKVGAEITPEEKVSGDDEGISRKTDGFPQDEPSTGDGIQKRRKTELEDVPEKQKNLEEGHSSAVAAHYNELQEVGLEKRSQSRIFYLRNFNNWMKSVLIGEFLEKVRQKKKRDITVLDLGCGKGGDLLKWKKGRIDKLVCTDIADVSVKQCQQRYEDMRSRCRDSEYIFNAEFITADCSKELLADKFCDPGMHFDICSCQFVCHYSFESYEQADVMLRNACERLNPGGYFIGTTPNGFELIRRLEASETESFGNEIYMVKFQKKGDYPLFGCKYDFNLEGVVDVPEFLVYFPLLNEMAKKYNMKLVYKKTFREFYEEKITNNENRMLLKRMQALEPYPANENSRLASEKVGDYEHAEQYVKNSQVRLPLAFTWFLHLRSSSEHAPHGGTRAAVSVLHRFGWSTCTDLTAVFALVLGVQGAAGNSV; encoded by the exons atggaaaattctgcAAACGCAGAGGAATGTGAAAAGGTCTCTCTTGAAGAGGCAAAAACAACAATAGATTCAGAAACAGAGTCTTCATTCAGCATTAAGGAAGACACGACCTCTCCTGGGACTGAGCTTTCCGAAAAGGCTCCCACGTGTGGGCAGGTAGACAccccaagaaagagaaaaatagagttTGAGGATGATCTTGTAAAGGAAAGTTATAGTCGTGGGGAAGACACTTCATCCAAGAAGAGAAAAGTTGGTGCTGAAATCACCCCCGAGGAAAAAGTTTCTGGTGATGATGAAGGCATTTCAAGGAAAACTGATGGATTTCCTCAAGATGAGCCTTCTACTGGAGATGGCATTCAGAAACGGAGGAAAACAGAACTTGAGGATGTTCCTGAAAAGCAAAAA AACTTGGAAGAAGGACACAGCTCAGCAGTGGCTGCGCACTACAATGAACTCCAGGAAGTTGGTTTGGAGAAACGAAGCCAGAGTCGAATTTTTTACCTAAGGAACTTTAATAATTGGATGAAAAGTGTCCTCATTG gggaaTTTTTAGAAAAGGTGCGGCAGAAAAAAAAACGTGATATCACTGTTTTGGACCTGGGTTGTGGTAAAGGTGGAGATTTGCTCAAGtggaaaaagggaagaattgACAAGCTGGTTTGCACTG ACATTGCTGACGTGTCTGTCAAGCAGTGTCAGCAGCGGTATGAGGACATGAGAAGCCGTTGTCgtgacagtgaatatattttCAATGCAGAATTTATAACTGCTGACTGTTCAAAG gAACTTTTGGCTGATAAATTTTGTGACCCAGGAATGCACTTTGACATCTGCAGTTGTCAGTTTGTCTGCCATTACTCGTTTGAGTCCTACGAACAGGCAGATGTCATGCTTAGAAACGCGTGTGAGAGACTGAACCCGGGAGGCTATTTCATTGGTACCACTCCCAATGGCTTTGAATTGAT AAGGCGCCTTGAAGCTTCAGAAACAGAATCATTCGGAAATGAAATATACATGGTGAAATTTCAGAAGAAAGGAGATTATCCTTTATTTGGCTGCAAATACGACTTCAACTTGGAAGGTGTTGTGGATGTCCCTGAATTCTTGGTCTATTTTCCATTGCTAAATGA AATGGCGAAGAAGTACAATATGAAGCTAGTCTACAAGAAAACATTTCGGGaattctatgaagaaaaaattacGAACAATGAAAACAGAATGTTGTTAAAACGAATGCAGGCCTTAGAG CCATATCCTGCAAACGAGAATTCCAGACTTGCCTCTGAGAAGGTGGGTGACTATGAACATGCAGAGCAGTACGTGAAGAACAGTCAAGTAAGGTTACCTTTG gcaTTTACTTGGTTTTTGCATTTGAGAAGCAGCAGTGAGCACGCACCACACGGTGGTACCAGAGCAGCCGTGTCCGTCTTGCACAGATTTGGGTGGTCCACCTGCACAGATCTGACAGCCGTGTTCGCCTTGGTTCTCGGTGTGCAGGGTGCTGCTGGAAACAGTGTATAA
- the RNMT gene encoding mRNA cap guanine-N7 methyltransferase isoform X2 yields the protein MENSANAEECEKVSLEEAKTTIDSETESSFSIKEDTTSPGTELSEKAPTCGQVDTPRKRKIEFEDDLVKESYSRGEDTSSKKRKVGAEITPEEKVSGDDEGISRKTDGFPQDEPSTGDGIQKRRKTELEDVPEKQKNLEEGHSSAVAAHYNELQEVGLEKRSQSRIFYLRNFNNWMKSVLIGEFLEKVRQKKKRDITVLDLGCGKGGDLLKWKKGRIDKLVCTDIADVSVKQCQQRYEDMRSRCRDSEYIFNAEFITADCSKELLADKFCDPGMHFDICSCQFVCHYSFESYEQADVMLRNACERLNPGGYFIGTTPNGFELIRRLEASETESFGNEIYMVKFQKKGDYPLFGCKYDFNLEGVVDVPEFLVYFPLLNEMAKKYNMKLVYKKTFREFYEEKITNNENRMLLKRMQALEPYPANENSRLASEKVGDYEHAEQYVKNSQVRLPLGTLSRSEWEATSIYLVFAFEKQQ from the exons atggaaaattctgcAAACGCAGAGGAATGTGAAAAGGTCTCTCTTGAAGAGGCAAAAACAACAATAGATTCAGAAACAGAGTCTTCATTCAGCATTAAGGAAGACACGACCTCTCCTGGGACTGAGCTTTCCGAAAAGGCTCCCACGTGTGGGCAGGTAGACAccccaagaaagagaaaaatagagttTGAGGATGATCTTGTAAAGGAAAGTTATAGTCGTGGGGAAGACACTTCATCCAAGAAGAGAAAAGTTGGTGCTGAAATCACCCCCGAGGAAAAAGTTTCTGGTGATGATGAAGGCATTTCAAGGAAAACTGATGGATTTCCTCAAGATGAGCCTTCTACTGGAGATGGCATTCAGAAACGGAGGAAAACAGAACTTGAGGATGTTCCTGAAAAGCAAAAA AACTTGGAAGAAGGACACAGCTCAGCAGTGGCTGCGCACTACAATGAACTCCAGGAAGTTGGTTTGGAGAAACGAAGCCAGAGTCGAATTTTTTACCTAAGGAACTTTAATAATTGGATGAAAAGTGTCCTCATTG gggaaTTTTTAGAAAAGGTGCGGCAGAAAAAAAAACGTGATATCACTGTTTTGGACCTGGGTTGTGGTAAAGGTGGAGATTTGCTCAAGtggaaaaagggaagaattgACAAGCTGGTTTGCACTG ACATTGCTGACGTGTCTGTCAAGCAGTGTCAGCAGCGGTATGAGGACATGAGAAGCCGTTGTCgtgacagtgaatatattttCAATGCAGAATTTATAACTGCTGACTGTTCAAAG gAACTTTTGGCTGATAAATTTTGTGACCCAGGAATGCACTTTGACATCTGCAGTTGTCAGTTTGTCTGCCATTACTCGTTTGAGTCCTACGAACAGGCAGATGTCATGCTTAGAAACGCGTGTGAGAGACTGAACCCGGGAGGCTATTTCATTGGTACCACTCCCAATGGCTTTGAATTGAT AAGGCGCCTTGAAGCTTCAGAAACAGAATCATTCGGAAATGAAATATACATGGTGAAATTTCAGAAGAAAGGAGATTATCCTTTATTTGGCTGCAAATACGACTTCAACTTGGAAGGTGTTGTGGATGTCCCTGAATTCTTGGTCTATTTTCCATTGCTAAATGA AATGGCGAAGAAGTACAATATGAAGCTAGTCTACAAGAAAACATTTCGGGaattctatgaagaaaaaattacGAACAATGAAAACAGAATGTTGTTAAAACGAATGCAGGCCTTAGAG CCATATCCTGCAAACGAGAATTCCAGACTTGCCTCTGAGAAGGTGGGTGACTATGAACATGCAGAGCAGTACGTGAAGAACAGTCAAGTAAGGTTACCTTTG ggaacCTTAAGTAGATCAGAATGGGAAGCTACAA gcaTTTACTTGGTTTTTGCATTTGAGAAGCAGCAGTGA
- the FAM210A gene encoding protein FAM210A, with amino-acid sequence MQWNVPKTVFHLARRTCMEPHKASFLGHCQNSEGPLFLYNSGSRVVWVQGPQKQWLHLPAAPCVAKEKKPFVAHPPQSRVRHRKQWDRETLPKRSLSSTATPPGTPSEKKEEPDPLQDRSISLYQRFKKTFRQYGKVLIPVHLITSGVWFGTFYYAAIKGVNVVPFLELIGLPDSVVNILKNSQSGNALTAYALFKIATPARYTVTLGGTSFMVKYLRSRGYMSTPPPVKEYLQDRMEETKELLTEKMEETKDRLTEKLQETKGKVSFKKKVE; translated from the exons ATGCAATGGAACGTACCAAAGACTGTATTCCACCTGGCACGTAGGACATGCATGGAGCCACATAAAGCCAGTTTTCTTGGACACTGTCAAAACTCAGAGGGACCATTATTTTTGTATAACTCGGGATCCAGAGTGGTTTGGGTACAAGGCCCTCAGAAACAGTGGCTGCACTTACCTGCTGCCCCGTGTGTTGCGAAGGAAAAGAAGCCATTCGTTGCTCATCCACCCCAATCACGGGTCCGTCACCGTAAACAGTGGGACCGAGAGACCTTACCCAAGAGGAGTCTGTCATCCACCGCCACGCCCCCGGGAACTCCCTCGGAAAAAAAGGAGGAACCTGACCCTTTACAAGACAGATCTATTAGTCTTTATCAAcgatttaagaaaacatttagaCAATATGGGAAAGTGTTGATTCCAGTGCATCTAATAACTTCTGGAGTTTGGTTTGGAACATtttattatgcagccataaa aGGAGTGAATGTCGTTCCTTTTCTAGAACTTATTGGGTTACCTGACAGCGTAGTAAACATTCTGAAAAATTCCCAGAGTGGAAACGCACTGACAGCATACGCCCTGTTTAAG ATCGCAACGCCTGCCCGGTACACAGTGACTTTGGGGGGCACGTCCTTCATGGTGAAGTATCTGCGCAGCCGCGGCTACATGTCGACGCCACCTCCAGTGAAGGAGTATTTGCAGGACCGGATGGAGGAGACCAAGGAGCTCCTCACGGAGAAGATGGAGGAGACCAAGGACAGGCTCACTGAGAAACTGCAAGAAACCAAGGGAAAggtttcctttaagaaaaaagtgGAATAG
- the RNMT gene encoding mRNA cap guanine-N7 methyltransferase isoform X3 has protein sequence MENSANAEECEKVSLEEAKTTIDSETESSFSIKEDTTSPGTELSEKAPTCGQVDTPRKRKIEFEDDLVKESYSRGEDTSSKKRKVGAEITPEEKVSGDDEGISRKTDGFPQDEPSTGDGIQKRRKTELEDVPEKQKNLEEGHSSAVAAHYNELQEVGLEKRSQSRIFYLRNFNNWMKSVLIGEFLEKVRQKKKRDITVLDLGCGKGGDLLKWKKGRIDKLVCTDIADVSVKQCQQRYEDMRSRCRDSEYIFNAEFITADCSKELLADKFCDPGMHFDICSCQFVCHYSFESYEQADVMLRNACERLNPGGYFIGTTPNGFELIRRLEASETESFGNEIYMVKFQKKGDYPLFGCKYDFNLEGVVDVPEFLVYFPLLNEMAKKYNMKLVYKKTFREFYEEKITNNENRMLLKRMQALEPYPANENSRLASEKVGDYEHAEQYVKNSQVRLPLGTLSRSEWEATSEYTTIVD, from the exons atggaaaattctgcAAACGCAGAGGAATGTGAAAAGGTCTCTCTTGAAGAGGCAAAAACAACAATAGATTCAGAAACAGAGTCTTCATTCAGCATTAAGGAAGACACGACCTCTCCTGGGACTGAGCTTTCCGAAAAGGCTCCCACGTGTGGGCAGGTAGACAccccaagaaagagaaaaatagagttTGAGGATGATCTTGTAAAGGAAAGTTATAGTCGTGGGGAAGACACTTCATCCAAGAAGAGAAAAGTTGGTGCTGAAATCACCCCCGAGGAAAAAGTTTCTGGTGATGATGAAGGCATTTCAAGGAAAACTGATGGATTTCCTCAAGATGAGCCTTCTACTGGAGATGGCATTCAGAAACGGAGGAAAACAGAACTTGAGGATGTTCCTGAAAAGCAAAAA AACTTGGAAGAAGGACACAGCTCAGCAGTGGCTGCGCACTACAATGAACTCCAGGAAGTTGGTTTGGAGAAACGAAGCCAGAGTCGAATTTTTTACCTAAGGAACTTTAATAATTGGATGAAAAGTGTCCTCATTG gggaaTTTTTAGAAAAGGTGCGGCAGAAAAAAAAACGTGATATCACTGTTTTGGACCTGGGTTGTGGTAAAGGTGGAGATTTGCTCAAGtggaaaaagggaagaattgACAAGCTGGTTTGCACTG ACATTGCTGACGTGTCTGTCAAGCAGTGTCAGCAGCGGTATGAGGACATGAGAAGCCGTTGTCgtgacagtgaatatattttCAATGCAGAATTTATAACTGCTGACTGTTCAAAG gAACTTTTGGCTGATAAATTTTGTGACCCAGGAATGCACTTTGACATCTGCAGTTGTCAGTTTGTCTGCCATTACTCGTTTGAGTCCTACGAACAGGCAGATGTCATGCTTAGAAACGCGTGTGAGAGACTGAACCCGGGAGGCTATTTCATTGGTACCACTCCCAATGGCTTTGAATTGAT AAGGCGCCTTGAAGCTTCAGAAACAGAATCATTCGGAAATGAAATATACATGGTGAAATTTCAGAAGAAAGGAGATTATCCTTTATTTGGCTGCAAATACGACTTCAACTTGGAAGGTGTTGTGGATGTCCCTGAATTCTTGGTCTATTTTCCATTGCTAAATGA AATGGCGAAGAAGTACAATATGAAGCTAGTCTACAAGAAAACATTTCGGGaattctatgaagaaaaaattacGAACAATGAAAACAGAATGTTGTTAAAACGAATGCAGGCCTTAGAG CCATATCCTGCAAACGAGAATTCCAGACTTGCCTCTGAGAAGGTGGGTGACTATGAACATGCAGAGCAGTACGTGAAGAACAGTCAAGTAAGGTTACCTTTG ggaacCTTAAGTAGATCAGAATGGGAAGCTACAAGTGAGTATACCACCATTGTAGACTGA